From the Garra rufa chromosome 23, GarRuf1.0, whole genome shotgun sequence genome, the window TTGGACGCAGTAGAATTTGCCATAGATGAAGAGCTCAGGTGGAATGTAACCGTTTATTCCTGTGAGCaagacattttcagcatttagcaATACTTTAAAACATCTCATGATCAATAAATCACTACATGCTGGTTTCCACTCTCTGTTACACTAAATGCCAACTCACCTCTGTATTTCGTGCAGTTGTAGCCTGTCCTGTCAAGTAGATGACCGCAGCCAAAGTCTATCAACTTGAGCTCCAAGGTGTGTTTTCTCAACAGGATATTCTCTGGATGAATATCGTTATGAAAAACACCATGTTCAACGCAGTGCTGGACTGCTTGCACAGCCTGACGCATGATGACCCGCGCTGTTGTCTCACTCATTTGAGGATTGTTGTTGATGAAGTCCAGCAAGCTCTCGCAGGGATCTGGAAACTCCATGATGAGTGTGAATTTTCGGGGATGCTCAAACCACTCGAAGAGCTGGATGGAGTGAGGGCTTACGGGCTCTTCCTTCATCATTAGAAGCAGCACAACTTCTGTAATGAGAGGTTTCGGATACCCAGGCTAGAGAAAAGATGCCACAAAAGGTTAGTTTGGTAAAACatgtatcattttaaatgttaagagtCATAAGATTTTCCTGCTTAATCTACAATAATCAGCTCTTAGACAACTAAACACATATTATGTTTTGCCAACTTACAATTTGAAGATACTGATCCTGTGGAGTCTTCCAAATACGTTTGATGGCAACCTGCAAAAACACAGATGAGCATATTGAACACCTGACCTTACCTTGAACATGAAGAATTGAGTATTTAAGTATTAAACTATATGTAGGTGCTTTAAAAACATCTTGTTAATCTTGATAATGATCAAAGACTTACCATTAGTTGGGACGAAGTCTAAGGACTCTGGGGCAggtgacggctcaggatcatccagctctggctgaggaggcacaaTAGGCTCCACTTTATTGTTGGAGCGGAAAGGACGCTTGACAGCCTTCCACACTCTCCTGAAGAAACAGCGGACTCCTTTCCCTTTCTTAGGGTCTTCTGTGGCCTTTAGTGGAACTAAAATCAACCAATTTGATAACACAACTATTAGAGATATTCTCTGACATTGGATTAAATAATTAGTTGACAGTTTACTGTTATAGCTACATGAATGTCactgtttgtaatgcattttttttctcaccTGAAACCTCCAATCGCAGCCTCTCTATACTGTCCTTAGAGATGACGTTGGGTATAGAGTCATCTACATTGGACAGCCTTTAGTCTCAGGAAAGCTGAAGCCCCCACTGACTTAACAGGAAGTTCACCTGGAAGTACAAAGCTACACTCCTCTTGGTAGCTATCGGAACTGGAGAGATGGTCATCGTTCCACACGTCCAGGATGTCCACAGTTCCTCTCTTAATGATGCGCGTACCTACGCTAAAGCACAGCATATCCTGGCTGCTGAGGCTCAACAGTTCCAGGCTCTCCACACTCTCTTTAGAGATGGACAAACTGACATCTGGTGTAGAGATGTCCAGCTCTGGTTGAGACTCCACTGTGTCCTGGGAGCAGCAGAAGGGGAGCTTCGCAGCCGTACATATTTTCCTGAAGAAGGAGGGCATGGTTTTCTTCTTCCTCCAGCTTGTATGTTGTTCTTAAGGTAGGaaaaacaattactaaaaaaatactatgagcgacaaatatgacccaaggttattatcatgaagtcaaacttgaacattttatttgccttggcacctaactgtacatacagtatagTACTATTAAAATACAAGGTAACGTTAATTAGCATaactttttattgacattttccaAACAGATAGGTCTACATTAGTCAATGTATaatatttactacattttaaaattgactaAAGCATGAGTTGACCACTACCAGCAGACATCGAATGCTGCGTTCTCTAATGCTAAACCAAATATAACAGGAACACAACAGATATATAACTCCTAGCCCCACTCTAAACCatctattttatcttgttttcctgaatttgtgacgtctgtgtcaatcacagttaatgttttaaacataatttcaATCCCACCTTTTGAGCTCTTCTCCACAGAAGCCTCCATGACACTTTGGTTGTGGAGGCTCAACTGCCTCTCTGCACCCTCCTCAGAGATGGACGATAGTCTTAAAGACATAATATCGGGTGCAGATTTGTCAAATTGGCACAGGGTGTTTCTCTGTGTGCAGTTACGGAGTCACTCTGTACGGTCCGGAGACTACGTTCAGACTCTTCTTCACAACTGTGCTTTCAGAAATGAAGATTGTCAGCAGATGATTTCACTCGTGAAATCCGTCTTTTGACTAAACATTCAACTTTCACATaacaacataaacataacatCAACAACTTTCACAGGATATTCAATAGCGTTTTCAAGATTTGCGTTTGTCAACAGAATTTCTGCGGTCTCCAGGTGATGTTTGTAAACAGTACAGAACTGTTTACCTTTAAAAGGCAAGTCTCGCGATACGTGAATGGCCAAATGAATGCTCGAGACTGGCACCCCATTTAATAACAGATGTGACTCCAAAACTGTGGAGTCGTTAATGTATGAAATATAACCCGACATCTTTCCCCTATTAACGCGAATATCACAGTGAGAgtgacataaataaaataaattaaatgtcactaccagtggtggacagtaacttaAGTAcgtttttcaagtatctgtattttactgtttttattttgagtaacttttacttttacttaccgagatgcagaagcggtgtctgaattatgaacaaaatgattcctttcaatgaacctgttaaatcggttcgcaaatcgcaccaaacgattcattcacgaattggactgatccgatCGCTAATGTTCTCGAGTCcataactcactgattcaaatgagccgtttagagcgagtctcaacTGAATTCACTGGTAAGAACCGGTAGATCTTGTGACCGATActgcgaaaagtaagttactGATGTCGAATTTTAGGATCAATATTTGTAACTGGAAATCATGTTTAGGTCAAAAATGTCAGTTGTTTGTGAACTAAATGTGATTTAAATGGTTATCTTTTTAACCTTACTGAAATGCTTGAATGTCATCAACACCAGTGTGTTTCAGGTTAAAAAACGAAACATTATAAtgacagattaaataaaataactcatgcacgttcatattTTCCGCTGCTGTAATGttagcagttttattaaaattCCCTTATCTGGTTTTATGTTGTTTATCAACGGTATACGTTTTTATATTTTGCTACATGGAAGGCAATaggctatatgtcgaacgtcacctgaccaaccccggaaaacaggtctcattgcttccgcttgtcggagaacgtgttaatagccgtaataaataatggcgatatcgacggacttttaaggtaatcagttaaacaagccagctgtttattgtggacgtttcactcgatatttatatataagtgttagtgaaaagaataaaaatttaaaacttttatatatcaatccacatatgtgatggacattggttatgatcatagttagtgtctactttgaatgaatcttgagtaaatcatgttcatatttaaagagggatatgcaaaacgcgagaaccggaagcaacgagacctgtttagcagaaaacggaagcctgttgggcataacccctattgAACTTGTAATGACAAATCTATGAAACACTATAACGGTTTCAATCAAATCTTTTTTACTTAGTTTTTCTCCAAACAGTAAACCAGTTTCAAACCTGTAATATGAGGTAGGCCTAAAGTATTATATTatgtgaaatgaaataaaatactgtatagtACATAGAAGTTAAAGCTGAATACTACGTGGAAAAtaaggtttccgtgaaacacagagcagcagagtgtgagaagtccttatttgtccgggagagcagaaggagtttgtccgttttgtttggtagagaGCAGATGTTCGCCAAATGTTTGCCTGGCAGTGAAATCCTCAATtcacgctgacgaagcttcacgagcgcTCCCTGCGCGTCATGAAGCCTTTGATAAGCGCCGCCACTCCGCCAACTATGATGTTGAGCAAAACGTTCGAATAATCAAAAAACGGTAGGAGATTTTGTGGTGtgttctgcctaatgtttagcagttcatcccttgtaaaactgatcgtgtttgcaaaacaaaaaacagaggctgccatccgcggcGCCATCTTGATCAATATCaatatattagtaatgtattgtagtagaagtacattttctcaaaatttgtacttaagtacacttaatatgaatgcattattagcactaacacttaaattgatttcgagtgtggtaattttaagtttacattaaattgattttattaaaaatctattagtaatgtatcgtagtagaagtacattttcccataagttgtactaagtacacttaatatgaatgcactattagcactaacacttgaattgattttgagtgtggtaattctaacaaaacattattgctttaaggaatgtgtgtgtgttgtcccaggtaaaaaaaagtgcactaaaatacacctTATTAAAGTacacttagtacacttttcagtaatgtactaaaagtgctctattttcgcacactaattttgtacttattgtactaaaaaatagtatgaagtatattttaagataaacgtAATACCATcaaagtgtactcaactgtgccatgaatttgaactaaaatgtgcttttaacatactatatctgtttttagaaatatatatttagtaacaactagaaatacacttgaaccctacttttaaacttttataaatatatttatgactaatttaagaataatttttagtataatagtaatatattaaaagaatatacaaattgtgaaaaaagtgtgctaaaatactatttaagtacacttagtgcacttccctaatgtacttaaaggataactattgccaaaatgcaacctgggctgtttttttactgtcaacgagacaaacttatatctaaaagcataattatgacaaacgagccgtttttgagattaaCTGTGATTTGGTTTTGTGGCCAATGGCCAGTGAACGGGAGTACTAGGGGcctaactttgagcgcatcaaaatcgacatttttacaacactaaggaGGCTCGAcaaccatgaaactttgctggaagtatcgcctgggtctctatacatgaactcgagcattgagaacattgtttgtgtacacagagtttattaaaaagaaaggttttgaacaactcactttcactgtttgagtttctgtTCGTGGCCGTCTTGCCaatcaagaagtgtccatctccgagtgcgaatgaatggactccatagcacgaaatattaggcttatatgaggctctttttacaactagaaggttaatattgattttcacttgcgacaaaacaacgaattagccgtgcatttatatggaaatatgctttaggagctatccatccttactctcctcgcattcggagatcgacacttcttgactggcaactgaaagtgagttgttcaaaacctttctttttaataaactctgggtacacaaacaatgttctcaatgctggagttcatgtgtagagacccaggcgatacttcgagcaaagtttcatggtgtgtcgagcctccttagtgttgtaaaaatataaattttgatgcactcaaagttatgcccttagtactcccattcaccagccACAAAatcacaaaacgaaatcacggtcaatctcaaaaatggctgattTGTCGTAATTGTGCTTTtaaatataagtttgtctcgtttacagtaaaaaaaacagcccaggtttcATTTTttgcaatagttatcctttaaagtgctctattttcatgcacttattttgtacttaatatactaagttattcttaagtacttcttaagataaacttaagatcatctaagtgtactcaactgtgctattttgagacaccatgaagatgaactaaaatgttcttttaacatactatctcagcatttccaaaaatgtattttaccacttataatagaattgaaacatatttcataaacctttaaatatactaattatatataaaaaaataaaattgattatttaaaatacatgaataatatataataaatgtatacatgtatttataatgcattgcccacatattttttattaataaaaaatacacttgttgattatttaaaatacatattattcttctattattttaatatattactattatactttaatttagtcataaatatatttataaaagtttaaaagtagggttcgagtgtatttctagttgtaactaaatatattttgtaaaatacagatatagtatgttaaaatcacattttagttcaatttcatggtgtcttaAAATAGcgcagttgagtacacttagatggtattaagtttatcttaacatatacttaatactatatTTTGgaaaataagtacaaaattagtgtgcgaaaatagagcacttttagtacattactgaaaagtttactaagtatacttaaagtgtgttttagtgcactttttttttttttacctggggtaGTATGCAGGACACCTGAAAATGGTGCAGACAATATAAGTAAATAACGAGTCtgatcttttcaaactgagaaaTGCTCCACGCAGGCCTGTGGACAGACCATCATCTTTAGAGGCTCTAtggcagggatcatcaaatctggcccacaaaATCCATTTTCCTGctgagtttagctctaaccctaatcaaacacacctgagcatgctaatcaaggtcttcaggatcatcagagcatcacaggtaggtgagtttgattagggttggagctaaactcagcagcgcattggacctccagggtaagatttgaggaaccctactccagtgtttttcaaccactgtgccgcggtacactagtgtgccgtgggaaattattcaatttcacctaaaacaggcccaggtttcacactgagtaggtagaaatatgaaagatcaaaaaagactgttttcattgtgtttatttgattcctattcaagacactttgataagaatgactgtatattgttaattgcactttttatttgaaagaagaagaaatatgaaagatcatagagtttttgttttttttccgatTGTTTcgacagtttcgattgttggtgtgccttgtgatttttttcaattaaaaatgtaccttggctcaaaaaaggttgaaaaacactgcccTACTCTATGGCCTACAATGGTGCATTCCACACTACTAAGGTGATCTATTTGAAAATGACATTAAATGTAGCATCACGTGTCTGTTAAAATTCTGTTATGCAGTTTCATGTCATCTTATGTCCTTCTACAGTTGTTTTAGAAACCTGCCACTGCCACTCAGTCTCGACTGCACCCCACAGATTCAGCTTTAAAGTAATAAAAAGTTTTTGCAATAAAAGATCTTATTACTTTTATTACTAGTCAAAATTACCTGTTTTTctttcatgtccaaaattattagattattaagtaaagatcatgttccatgatgatattttgtacatttcctaccataaatatataaaaacttaatttttgattagtaatatgcattcctaagaacttcatttgaacaacttcaaAGCAATTTActtaatattgtgattttttttgcaccctcagactccaaAATAGTTCAAATCGTTGTATCTCAGCCATATAGTGTCATTACATTTGGTTGAATTATTGCTTTAAATTCATTTAGCCCTGTGATGGACTGGCCATTTTTCCATGGTGTTTCCCTGCCTTCAGCCCAAGATACAAGATTGGCTCCAGCAGCCTACAAACAGTAAGATGTAAATGTAAGAATGtataaattctttaaaataatttatctaaTGTATAATTAACAAGAAACTAAACAATATGCTAAAATAAACAGACAATCAATGGGAACAAGTTGTTTTCAGTTTATGTCAATTTATTTGTAATCCTCCAGTTACATATATACCACAATAATGGTATGATTACACTGACTACAATTGAATGTCTTCCAGATTGAATGCACATATAATTGTAGAAATTGCTTCTTTTTCTAAACCTTGTCACTCGAAGGAaaatgtgaaactcttctcacacggAGACACTTCTAAGGCTTCTCTACAGTGTGAACTGTGTTGTGACTCTTAAGGTTTCCTTTAgtcgtgaaactctttccacactgttcgcaaGTAAAAGCTTTCTATCCACTGTGAGTTCTCAAGTGATCCTTGAGGCTTCCTTCTCTTGAGCAAGTCTTCCCACAGTGATGGcacatgaaaggcttttctccgaTGGGAATTTTAACATGATCTGGAAGGAGATTTGTGTCTGTGAAACTCCTTTTGCACTGATGGTATTTAAAATCGCTGTCTCTTGAGTGAATCCTAATGTGCCTATTAAGGCGTTCTTTATatctgaaacactttccacactgatcgcATCTGAACGGTCTCTCGCCAGTGTGACTCTTTATGTGAGTCTTAAGGTTTTTTTTCTGCGTATAAcattttccacactgagagcagatgTGAGgtctctctccggtgtgaattctcatgtgagccTTAAGGTTTTTTTTCCGTTTAAAAcattttccacactgagagcaggtgtGAGGTCTCTCTGCGGTGTGAATTATTATGTGAGCCTTAAGGTTTTTTTTTCGTTTAAAAcattttccacactgagagcagatgtgaggtttctctccggtgtgaattgtCATGTGAGCCCTAAGGGCTTTTTTCCGTGTAAAAcattttccacactgagagcaggtgtgaggtttctctccggtgtgaactgtcatgtgagCCGTAAGggtttttttcagtgtaaaacattttccacactgagagcaggtgtaaggtttctctccagtgtgaattctcatgtgaaccTTAAGGGCTTCTTTCCGTATAAAAcattttccacactgagagcagctgtaaggtctctctccggtgtgaattctcacgTGAACCCTAATTTTTTTTCTGGTTGTGAAATTTTTTCCACACTGACGGCATATTATTATTCTCTTAGATTTTTTTGGTGAGGTCTTTTCAGTGGGTGAGaaactaaatgttttttcttcagttttgaaatcatgctGTTCCTCATTgcgatctttctcttccatttcaatcagttcttgactctcctctttcagcgccatCAAGTCTGAGGTGAAAAAGAGACAAATACAAGTTAACACCAGTTTAATGGTGTAAggcaaatataaaaacatttagaCATAAAACGCATCAGAACTTCTTGTCAATACTGTTCATTCTTTGATTTCTAAATCTTGATAAAGGGATGTACCATTACATTGTTTTCCACAATTAGGTACCTAGTTGTTgaattcattttgttttgttgttgcatTCACATATTCCTTTTTTCATAATCACAGCCTTCTTTCAGCCAATAAATGTAGCAGTGTCAACAAACAAGCTCTAGCTGGTTGAATATTCTGAGCACTTACTAGTCACACTTACCACTAGCTGGGTGTACCCGCTTACCATTTCCCTTTATTTGAAATTGTGAAATTGAAAATACACCAAATGGAACCCATCAATTtcacaaaaactcccatatatcattTGCATAAACTCCCATATATAATTTGCATAAAGTGGCTTTTTAGGCAATTCTAAAAATGAATAATTCGCAAAACTGCAATGGAATCTGTTTTTGCACTCAAAGGTCACCTGGCGCACGTGAAATTTACATGATCATTTAGTATAACCTCCAAGAAACACCTCATATGTAGCCACGTTCAAGTATAAGGGTTCATTTCTTggcagtaatacttaaataaccCCTTGGCCAGTTAAATATGGCTCCTCattcaatgcttgtgtttatactaGCTACTTTGGTAAACATGCATACTCTTTTCTTCAATTTCACtagttccctcttacagataataaactAAGCGAAAGGTTGTGCGTATTTGGCGTATTGTCCGAGAGAGGGCCTTGAGCTCGGtggtcattcccgagcccggggctctcccctgcccagggggaggggtccgagctaagcactggcccgaaccctaatAAACGCTCCCCAAAGGGCTAGTAATTAATCGCAGGACAAAAAAGGCCCCCAAAAAAGCTTGGACTTAAGGGATGCTGGACTTTCGTTGTAGTTGCGGGCATTGGTGCGTGGGTGGGGATAAGAGAAGAGCTCCTGTGGGTACTGCTGAGGTATAGATTGGAAAACTCCTTTGGAAGTGAGAACTGCTATGGGGGCAGTGGGGAATTACGAAAAGGTGGATGAGGCTCTTGCGGGAGCTAAAGCTGCTGCTGTGATGTAGGGAGCAGGGTTAAAACTCCTACAGGAGCTGATGCTGCTGTGGCAGTGTGGGAAGAAGGCTagggggctcctgcgggagctggcggtgcggggaagggggctagaggcttctgcggaaccGGGCTCTGTTGCGGCAGTGGGAGGTAATAGATAAAGGATCCATTGAAATGAATGTGCTGCTGTAGTATGGGAAGaaggctaggggctcctgcggAAGCCGGCGGTGCAGAATCAGTGGAGAATTATTGATAGCGGATGCTGCAGTGGCTGTGGGAAAAATGATAAAGGCTCCTGCAGGAGCGGACGTTGCTGTGGCCGGATACGGAGGAAAGGTTGGCGAGAGGCCGTGTGGCTAATGCGGATGTATGGGGGTGGACTGGGATAATTCCTTTGTGGGCTTCTTTGATGTCGGAGCGGTCTGATCGAATGTAGCTTTTGAAGGCTTCTGACGACCAGTATCCAAGAGTTTGAATTTGCTGCTGGGAGAGGCTTTATGGGGCTGCTGTTGTGGCTGTGTCCCGATTTGAAAGGAGTAGGACGGACATAAGGTGCTTCCGAAACCAGAAACGGGTGACGGGGCGGTTGGAGTCATCTGTAAAAAGGGTGGGTTTTTTGATTGCGATTTCCTGAGCTGGAGGAAGCCTAGGAGGGTTTAAAATGGTTGGATGGGCGACTGGAGGTCGAAGATGTAGACAAAAATGGCCTCTCTCTGActggtctgttttgctttgtttaataaaataggAGATGGCTTCGTTACCTGACGCTGCTAGATCTgagatggttggatggatggctTGGTTAAAGTTGGATGTGATAGCGAGCTTGGAACATCTGAGGAAGCCAGAGAAAGCCAGAAGAAACATGGTGTCTAGCGTACTGGCGGTGTGGATGGATTGGTAGCCTTTGTGGAGGGTTGAGATGCATTTGGTTAATATTTTTAGCTTTATAGGTTGGCGGGTGTCTGGGCGGGTGGTACGTTTTTTTGTATACCTTTAATTAGTAGGGCAGAAAAATTGGTTTCCTTTATGGAGCCGAAATGGAGTTTTTTTATGGCGTTGAGATAGGAGATGAAGGTGGTAATGGCTAGCAGGGAGAAGTCGGGAAACAATAGCTTGTAAGCAACGTGAAATGTTTTAAAAGACTCTAATGCTGTTAAATAAGACTGGAGGGTTCTTGGGGAAACGgcttggagaatggaattgaggAAAGCTTTGAGGAGAGGTCTCAGGGGGTGGTTcatgggaatatcagctctgaatagggagaTAATGGGGTAAGGGAGTGGGTCCGCCTCTGGTGCCAAGGATCTGAAATTCTGGAAGTATAACGAGAAAGAGAGTCAGCTATTTGGATTTTTAGACCCAGGAATGTGTTTTGCGGTGATAATGAATTGGCCGCAAGCCCAAATCCAAATCAGGCGTCTTAACAAAGGCATAAGAGTGGGGGAATGGGAGCGGCCTTTGTTGACGCAGTGCACGGTAGCTCCGTTGTCGCAATGGACAAGGATACTAGTGGCGGACCATTCTTTACCCCATACAAAAGCTGCAACGACTAAAGGATATAGTTAGAATAGCGCTGAGGATGATCGGTGATGCAGCAAATCTGCCAACGTGGGGGGCCATGTAGATGCAAAGTAGCGATCTAGGAAAAAACCTCCAAAACTGATGGAGGGGCGGCGTCTGTAAACAGTTGGAAATCGATTGGGGAAGAAATCAGGTTGTCATAGAAGAAGGATAATCTGTTCCATTGTTCCAAGGAAGGATATCCAGACTGAGTCATTGTGGCATGGGTCTGTTAGGGATATTTTTGTCAGGTAGGGCGGAGGATGCGAGCGAGAGAAGATGGGAGATGAAGGGGCGTCCTTGCGGGATAATGTGTATTGCGAAATTTAAATGGCCTAAAATGTGTATAAGCTTGTGCTTTGAACAGCTTGGATTAGTTAAAATAGAGGAAGTCACCAGTATCGTTCTATCGATTTTCTCTTCGGGCAGAGAGGGCTGGAATTTTTGGGAATCCAagttgatgcccaaaaattcgataAAAGTGCTGGGGCCTAGGGTGTTTGTCTTGGGAGAGAGGAATCCCGAGCTCTGTGAAAAGCTTTTGGGTTGTCAAAAGATGTGTGGCTGGGAAGGAGTATGGGGGCGAGATGATCAGAAAGTCATCTAGGAGATGAACCAGAAACGGTATGTCATGATTGTTGGaaaggatccagcaaattgcctctgacaATATGTCGAAAATTTTTCTGCAGCAGAAAGGGAGGCGGAAGGCAAAGTAATATCTATTCTGCCAGCGGATACTGAATAGGTGCCAAAattctgggtggatgggcatgactttaaaggcagaggtgatgtcgactttggccagccaagcaccGCATCCTGCTTTTTTAATCAGGGTAGTGGCTTGGTCGATGTCGCGGTAGTGAAGAGAAAATTCATCGAGCgggatgaggctgttaatgcttggAAACGGAGAATTATGCGGGGACGACAGATCGATTATTAAccgttttttttaatctgaaaattTTCTGGTAGCTATGCCGATGGGGCTGACCCGAAAAATGCTGAAGGGAGGAACGGAAAAAAGGCCAATCATTTATTTCGCCtgtaattgttttttaattaGGAGGTCGACTAATTTAGGTTCGGTTTGAAGGATCCTTCGGGGCAGTGGTGGCTTGAGTTGCGGCTGGGGGTACTGCAGGATCTGGCTTCGAAGGCGTTATCCTCTGGATAAAGATCGATCACGGACATTTTCGAGGTGGTTGGATGAGCCAAAGCGTTGacaagacaagagatgatgatggtaggattgttgtgttatttaaGGGATTTTTCCTGCACTGATTGGATAGGGTGAGTGATTGCTAcgggtgaattggccgtgttaattatctgtgcgagctcctccctaaagttgttaataaaacatcactttacACACCGGCTGGTAGGGCTGGGGGGGATCAATTTCTCAAATCTTAATGTCAGATttcaaatgcttttttttttacaaggttCAAACTATAAGTACAATTTTGTCGCAGTTCAATATGAAGTGACAGATTGCTAATCGAATCACAAACTTGTAAAGCATAATCAAATCAAATTCACGTTTGAATTTATGTCAGATC encodes:
- the LOC141299295 gene encoding uncharacterized protein; protein product: MVIIKEESEDMKIEEFRVKHEDTDKQPKMAFIKEESEEVRIEETFIKQEDTEEQPNMAFIKEEREDVRIEETFIKQEDTEEQTDLMALKEESQELIEMEEKDRNEEQHDFKTEEKTFSFSPTEKTSPKKSKRIIICRQCGKNFTTRKKIRVHVRIHTGERPYSCSQCGKCFIRKEALKVHMRIHTGEKPYTCSQCGKCFTLKKTLTAHMTVHTGEKPHTCSQCGKCFTRKKALRAHMTIHTGEKPHICSQCGKCFKRKKNLKAHIIIHTAERPHTCSQCGKCFKRKKNLKAHMRIHTGERPHICSQCGKCYTQKKNLKTHIKSHTGERPFRCDQCGKCFRYKERLNRHIRIHSRDSDFKYHQCKRSFTDTNLLPDHVKIPIGEKPFMCHHCGKTCSREGSLKDHLRTHSG